In the genome of Mangifera indica cultivar Alphonso chromosome 9, CATAS_Mindica_2.1, whole genome shotgun sequence, the window GGCCCGCACGCGCAGCGTTTTGTTCGAAGCGCaggcaaaataaaatttgaaaatctttctATTCTCAACCGCGCTCAccagaacaaaaaattttttatttaacgaTTTTTTCGAACTTTACTTCACCATccactttcaaaaatttgaaactctctcaaatctcaaccGGACTCACCTTCAACAATTATTGCGATGGATCTAAGCATCAATTGCCTCACATTCTTCCTACACGATCTCGGGGCCAATTGGGCACCAATGGCGACGTGAATTTGCAAATTTTATGACCGTTTTTGGTTTATTCTTTTTGCCATGACTGTAACTGGAGTTCACTGAAGCTTATAAACAGACCGGGTCGTGTTGTTTTTCACCTAACTCACGTTACATAGCTGTTGCCGTCGATTATCGCTTGTTATCCGGGGCACTCACTCTTTTAAGGTAATTCTCCCttctttcttattttcctttttttccaaCTCGGATGTAACTAGTAATCTTTCATGTAATTTAAGATTGTAAATAGGTAGTGATATCGTTCTGGTAATTGCTGCAACTTAGTTAGATCCTGACATTGTTTCGCAGTGATTTGTAATGCCGGCTTCATTCAGTTTAGTTCTTAGCTTTTTTGTAACATTATGATATAACTCAGGTACAATAGATATATAGTTAAGTTCCCACAGCTAGTTAAAATGGTGTTGGTGAGATTCAAATCTTATGCAGCTAGACTTGTTTCTTATTTGTAGTCAATTTATTAGTTTATCGGAAAACAATTATTGATACGGCCTGATTTTTGGCCCAAATTCCGTGTTTCAGAGTTTTCTCAGAAACCTCCTTTGACACcattgtttgaaaatattatcaGTAATCTTTTTGAGGAAGGTTTATCAATATAAGATGAATGGAATTTTGCGccaatttatatataaggtTATTGCTTGGTGCTGGTCAAGGAAGCATGGTCCTCAGAGGGATGCTTTGGGAATGCTAAGTATATAGACCTTTGAATGTACTTTTATGTTTGTGATGCAGGTTGTGCAGTTGTTTTCATGCTTGGGTAAGATAAGCTACATCGAATGGGCACTTGATTCTGAGTACATTCTTTGTGGTCTTTTTAAAAGACCAATGATACAGGCATGGCCACTGATCCAACCTGAGTGGACATGCAAAATAAATGAAGGGTCTACTGGCATTGATTACGGTCGATGGAGTCCAGATAGCTGTCACATTCTTACTACATCCGATTTTGAGCTGCAATTAACAGTTTGGTCACTACTGAACACAGCATGCGTTCATGTGCAATGGCCTAAGCATGCTTTGAAGGGGGTCTCTTTCACTGAAGATGGGAAATTTGCTGCCATTTGTACCAGACGTGATTGCAAGGACTACACAAATCTGCTTTCATGCAGTTCTTGGGAGATAATGGGTGTTTTTGCTGATGATACATTGGATTTGGCTGATATTAAATGGGCACCAGATGATAACTCCATAGTGATTTGGGATTCACATTTGGAATATAAGGTAGTTGATGTTGTGTGCTTCATTGCTTTAAAATTAGATACTACTACTTTCATTTAATCCACTTTCTAAATGATGctaatatacaaaaaattgaaatgattcTGATTGGCCCCCTTTTTTCATGTAAACTTCAAGGTTCCATACTATGCACCTTGAATTTCCTAGCAAATGAAACCTGCTCTGCATGTACCTAGAGAGCATTGTGTTTTCCAACTTTCTATAGATATGTAAAAGATGAATCTTCACAAGACCTTGAGTTTATAAAATGGGGGTTTTCATTTGAGCCTATTGATTCTGTGGTCCCTGGTATACTTGATTGTAACATGAGAGAATGATCACCAACCATGAAACACTCATGTTGTGTACAGGTTCTTATTTACTCACCGGATGGAAGGTGTCTATTCAAGTATCAAGCATATGAAAGTGGACTTGGAGTAAAAAGTGTTTCATGGTCTCCATGCCGCCAGTTTCTGGCTGTGGGTGGTTTTGACCAAATGTTGCGGGTATTGGATCACTTGACATGGAAAACATTTGTTGAATTTATTCACCTATCAACTGTCCGTGCTCCTTGCTTTGCTGCTGTTTTCAAGGTAATTGGATTTCTTGTTCAAAGTTGACAGActtgaaaaagataatttaattcatttgaaGTGTATTTTACCTCCTGTTTCTTAAAATGGCAGCAGGTAGATGAACCGTTGCAACTTGATATGTCCGAATTATGTTTGAGCGATGATTTTATGCAAGGTGGTTCTGGTAAGTGCAGTTTTCAAACGTTTCTTTAACAAGTTGCACTCGCATCTTTAtctatatgtataatattttagttagaaaatcaatttgaaactCTCGTCTCTATTTTCCGTCTTACTTTCCACTTATGTATGCTATTTTTGTTGGTCTGAAAGTTTTTCATGTTTGCAGCCTTGATTATATCTTAGTTGAATTCTATAAAATTCTAGacaaatattcttatattattagTGAGTTCCATAAGCAAGCAAGATGTCTGGTGGATGtagaattttgaaatatttgacCAACACTGCCTCTTTATTCTTGTTCTTGCAAATGAAGAAACCCAAAGTCAGTTCCTGATTTCATCATCTAAGGTAAACTTCACCGATAGTTTATCAGtttggaaaatagaaaaaaaaaaaaaaaagaagttcaTAATTGTGCAGTGATATTATCTTCCCTCTCACTGACACTGGCATATATGATCTTTCACTGTAATGTCCCtctatatcttatttttatacGCAATTTTTGGTTTTCCAATCATTTGATTAGTGCCCTTTTTCCCCCAAGAAGACGCTTCAGATGGACACTTCAGAGTTAGGTATGAAGTTATGGAAGTACCAATTACTTTGCCTTTTCAGAAGCCTCCCGCAGACAAACCAAACCCTAAGCAAGGAATAAAGCTGTAGATGTGCTACCGGACTCGAGTGACTGTAGATGTGCTACCAGACTCGAGTGACTATAGCTGTGCTGCTGTAGATGTGCTACCAGATGGAAAAACAAATGAGTCATGAAATCAATGTTTTGTGTCACAACCTGGATGACATGTAACCATTTGTAAGCATGTAAGCAATTCTGACTCCCTACCCCATCGCCATTACCTCTTTGTGGTCCATATTATAGCTGTCTCTCTCTTGTGCTTTAACAATACCTCGTCTAGGGACACTATTTTCTCTGTTTAGTTTCTATGTATGGTTGAGAAAGGAAGTGGAAGGGTAGAATTACATTTTTATGGGTCATGGGAGGACAGGAATCTATCCAGGACAATCTCAAAGATTTGGTAGATGGGGAATCTGATTTCATGACTCATTTGTTTTTCCTACGGTTGGATTCGAGTTAAACTAAGTCGAACTTGACTCGATTTATATGGAACTGAATTCAAGCTCGTTTCAAATAAGCTTGATCTCAGCTTGTTTCAAAAGAgttaagcttgagtttgattcgaacttgaattcgaatcaaacttttaactaactcattattaaaacaacgtcattttaatacatattgattaaaatgatatcattatgtatcaaaattttagttcataAGCTTGACAAGCTAAAAACTccaaagtttgagtttgaaaatgtTGAACTTTTAAGCTTGAGCTCGTTTCAGGCTTGTCCAAGCcgaactcaaataaaaaaaaacaaagaagttCATAATTGTGCAGTGATATTATCTTCCCTCACACTGACACTGGCATATATGATCTTTCACCGTAATGTCCCtctatatcttatttttatacGCAATTTTTGGTTTTTCCAATCATTTGATTAGTGCTCTTTTTCCCCCAAGAAGACGCTCCAGATGGACACTTCAGAGTTAGGTATGAAGTTATGGAAGTACCAATTACTTTGCCTTTTCAGAAGCCTCCTGCAGACAAACCAAACCCTAAGCAAGGAATCGGTGAGCTCTGTTtcctttttaacaaataaaatgtaacTAAATGCAGTACCGGTTGAAGGCAATACCATCAACTTCTGAATAAGAATGCAAGGCTGGTGCACTGTGTAATATACTCAGAACTCAGCTTGAAGGTTCTAGTACTTAATAACAGACTGATAAGACAGGCCAATcaatttcaagaatttttaattCCTTGCATTTTATGAGctgaagaaaattaattttaattttgcaggCCTTATGTCATGGAGCAGCGATAGTCAATATATTTGCACTCGTAATGATAGCATGCCAACTGCTCTTTGGATATGGGACATTCATCGTCTTGAACTTGCTATCGTCTTGATGCAGAAGGACCCCATCCGAGCAGCAGCATGGGACCCAACATGCACACGTCTTGTTCTTTCCACTGGAAGCTCTCACTTGTATATGTGGATCCCTTCTAGTGCCTACTGAGTAATCCGCTACCACAGTTTAACATAACTGATCTGAAATGGAATCAAAATGGAAGTTGTCTTCTCCTCAAAGACACAGTCATTCTGCTGTGCTGCTGTAGATGTGCTACCAGACTCGAGTGACTATAGCTCAGATGATTAAATCAATGTTTTGTGTCACATCCTGGATGACATGTAACCATTTGTAAGCATGTAAGCAATTCTGACTCCCTACCCCATCGCCATTACCTCTTTGTGGTCCATATTATAGCTGTCTCTCTCTTGTGTTTTAACAATACCTCGTCTAGGGACACTATTTTCTCTGTTTAGTTTCTATGTATGGTTGAGAAAGGAAGTGGAAGGGTAGAATTACATTTTTATGGGTCATGGGAGGACAGGAATCTATCCAGGACAATCTCAAAGATTTGGTAGATGGGGAATCTGATTTCATGACTCATTTGTTTTtcctagggttggattcaagctaAGCCGAGTCAAACTCGATTCGATTTATATGAAACTGAACTCGAACTCGCTTCAAATAAGCTTGATCTCAGCTTGTTTCAAAAGAGTCGAGCTTGAGTTCGATTCGAACtcgaattcgaatcaaatttttaactaattcattattaaaataacgtcattttaatacatattaattaaaatgatatcattatgtatcaaaattttagCTCACAAGTTTGATAAGCTAAACACTCTAAAGTTTGAGCTAAAAAATGTTAAACTTTTAGGTTTGAGCTCGTTTCAGGCTTGTTCAAACCGAACTCAAATAAGTTCGGTTTGAATACAGCCCTAGTTTTTCCTTCGTACTGCTTTTGGGCTCTACTGAACATGTGATGTGAAATAGGTAGTTTGACGTCGACAAATGGTGTGAATTGCAAGTTTTTGTAAGACTTGGAAAATAATTACAGCTTCTCTGCATTTCCTATTTAAGTTCTTCATTGCTTGTCAGACTGCCAACAGAATGGTGGGATTGGGACCAGCATGTTTGTTCTGTAAAAGAGTCTGGTAGACATTGAAGACATTTGACACATATCAAGTGATgggttgattttgaattagggataaagtaacacttaattacgtgatgacatatcatctatgtaGTTAATTGTGTACTCACAAGGGTCTATATGTAACAGTGCTCTTATTTAATAAAGTGGTGGAAGAAAAAGTAAACGCAAAACTTGAGGGCGGCACAATAACTGGCAAGAAATATTGTATTTGGCTTGCAATTTTCAAAGTAGTTTGAAAAATGTGTTGAAGCAAGGCCAGGATTTCCAACCCATCTCAAGACTTATGcaattttttatagaaaatggtatcactattttattctttatgtttATTAGATGGTTAAATGTATTGTTGAAGATAAATCTATCAATTTGAAGACTGAAATGGACTCTTATGCTTCTTCGAATACTATCTTAATATTGAAGTTATGTTCATATAACTGTTGCAATCTATTAAACGTGTATTAGAAGTATTGTGAGTGGACAGTTGAAAGGGGAGAGTGTAATGAGTGAATGAGTGACATGAAGGCAAGCATGGAAAACATGTCGAAAGTCCAAGATGTTGACATTGACAACAACACCACATGGAAGGGAAAAGTCTCATGTGCCATACAACATTTTCCAAGATGTCGCAATCAACATGACAATGAAGTTGTGCCTAAGATAATTGGCATCCCTTAAGCCATTGAGTTGTGCCACAAGTAAAAAACTTTGACGATTGTTTGGCAAACATTTGTAAGAATTATATGCGCAAGCGTGTGCATAGACCTTATTGTGTGTTAGTGTGGTTTTCTGAAACATTTAGGTAGAGGTTGATTAGGGTCGAATTCGAATCTGGATTTGAATAAGCTTGAAACAAATTCAGCTTAACAGAGCTCATGTTCAAGCTCGATTCTgacaattcaatattttcaagctCAGACTTCTAAGGTATTCAGTTCATCAAGTTTGtgagtttaaaaatttgatataaaatgacattgttttaacaCTGAGCAtagtttaaaacttgatttaagcTCTAACTTGAGTCGAACTTAAACACTTTTGAAATGAGCTTAATAAGCTCGAGTTTGGTTCTATATAAAACGAGTTGAACTAGAATTTGAATTCtactcaattcaaatccaatcctaggattgataattaagaCATGAGATGTGCTCCTCTTATTATATTGACAATCTTTATATGACTCTTTAAGAGGAAGGGTCTTAGTAAAAGGGAAGGACAAAAGCCAAGTTTGATAAGAGTTATTCATATTTgacaatgaaaaaagaatattaggttatttttatacaaattggCTTTGAATTAAGTCGTTCTCCTAATGAATTTATGATAGGACATAACTAAAGAACCTTAACCTAATGAATACAATACATGTAGGCTTAACCTAGCTTAAGGGCGACATCAGGATTGTTACTCCACGTCAAAACTCTAGGCTCACGATTGGTAAATGTAAATCTACctatattaaattcaaacttaatataattaagGACTTTGAAATTCATATTCTACCTCTCTCCAACAGTTAAAAGGTCACAAATAAAACAAAGCAGCCAAGAATgactaaattaatttgatgaccggcaataattcaattcaaagcCGTCCCAATTTTTTCCAGCAAGTTTTCTAAATTAGAGTAAGATGTTGCGCCATGTTATCATTACCAAGGCAAATATATTATTGTGACATTAGTTCGCGTATTTTTAAACGAGATAATCTTATTTGAGTTAATATATTACTTTAGGGTAAATTGactaattttaataagtaaaatttggAATCCAATAACTAACTTTACAACAATTATActaataagttaaaagtttgatattgatATGTTGTTAAAATGTCTTAAATTCATATCCGTTCATTTAGAGATTCTATATCTTTTGTCATCAAATCTACCCTTCCAAACTATTTAAGCTATTTATTTAAACAGGgtgaaatgactatttcccatccaaagtttgacaTAAACTCAACTTCTTACCTGTAAACtattaaaactctaaatacccgtctgtttattaaattttactattattattaaggttaaaattgtcatttatcaaaatatttaaaaaggcTAAAACTTTATCACATTTTCCACtcccaattttaaaaatataacaaatttttccacacccaaagtttgaaaaatcaatattttcctcCAGGATTTTCCCAACCACGCTATCAGTGGCTAGAGACAGTGACAACCTTCTCCTCTTTCCCTCTCAGCTTCTCTACCATGGAAGACCACCAGTACTAACTGGAACGGTGGCCTAAAGACCGACGTTTCCTAGAATCTTTGTCGGCTCTTTGTTACGAAAAGCGATGAAGATTGGTGCGAAACAAATATCTTCAACAttaagacaaagatgaagactAAGGATGTTGAAGATCGATGTTTTGCATTGATCTTTGTCTCAAAGAGCCTACGAAGATTCCAAGAAATGCCCAACGAAGATCAGTGCAAAATGCCGATCTTCGGGCCACCATTCTAGCTAATATTGGTGGTCTTCCATAGCAAAGAAGttgggagagagagaggagaaggGTGTCGTCGTCTCTGGCCAACAACAACATGGCTGggaaaaccctaggggaaaatgtttatttttcaaattttagataaaaaaaattgttaaatttttaaacttgtggGGGGAgtgaatgtgataaatttttagtttttttaaatattttaataaataacaattttacctctgatagtaacaacaaaatttaacagacgggtagatatttaaattttttaaaattaacattaaaccttggatgggacatggtcatttggcctttaaataACATTATTGAATGCTTCCAAGGTTCTTGAATAAAGTTATCGGACAAAATAAGAACAACCAATCAATGTGGTAGGTAGTCAATCTTAGAAGGTCAAGTCATTGCTGCATATTGCAGAAATTACCACAACAAAAAGCCTAACTCATATTTGACATCAGGATTACCTCATTTAGACGTCAGGATCGTCCATTTCATAGCCTATATATAACACTAACTCTGAACTCCAAATTCCTGTGCTCAGAGAAAATCATGAAGATTTCAAGCAATTTAATCGTTCTAGTTTCAgtatttttgttgttaatttcATGGGTAAATTCAACCCCAACTGCAAGTTTACAAAGTTTCAAACAATGCCTCTCGTTCAATTCCAGGATTTCTTATCCTTCCTCTAGTTTTTACACCCCACAtaattcttcatcttttttttcaatCCTAAATTCCACTGCCCAAAACCTCAGATATTTGGAGCCTTCAAAGCCCAAGCCTCAGTTTATTTTCACGCCTTTGAATGAACCCCAAGTCCAGGCAGCCGTTATTTGCTCCAAAATGCTCGGATTTCATCTGAGAGTCCGCAGCGGAGGCCATGACTATGAGGGTCTCTCCTATGTCTCTGAAATCGAAACGCCTTTTATAATCGTCGACCTCGCCAGGCTTCGATCCGTCGACGTTGATATTCAACAAAACAACGCCTGGGTTCAGGCGGGTGCCACAGTCGGTGAAGTCTACTACAGAATTGCAGAGAAAAGCCAAGTTCACGGCTTTCCTGCCGGCCTTTGCACAAGTTTAGGCATTGGTGGGCACATTACAGGCGGAGCTTACGGTTCCATGATGAGAAAATACGGCCTTGGAGTTGACAATGTTCTTGACGCCCGTATGGTCAACGCCAATGGCAGAATTCTGGACCGAGCAGCCATGGGAGAAGACCTCTTTTGGGCCATAAGAGGCGGCGGAGGGGCAAGCTTCGGAGTCATTCTCGCCTGGAAGATAAAACTGGTTCCTGTACCACCAACCGTCACAGTATTTACAGTCACCAAGTCACTGGAGCAAGGCGCCACTAAAATACTATACAAATGGCAACAAGTTGCAAATAAACTTGATGAGAATCTCTTTATTAGAGTTATGATTCAAAACGGCACAGGCCAAAACGGCACCAGAACAGTGACAAATTCATACAACGCCCTGTTTCTCGGCGACGCTGAAAGTCTCCTGAAGGTGATGAAGAAGAGCTTCCCGGAATTGGGTTTAACGCGAAAAGATTGTACTGAAACAAGCTGGATCAATTCTGTGCTTTACATCGCCCTGATTCCGAGCAACATAACTGCTGAATTTCTTCTTCAGGGGAAGCCTTTTTCTCCCAAGTCGTATTTCAAAGTGAAATCAGATTTTGTAAAAGAGCCGATTCCTGAAACTGCACTTGAGGGGATATGGAAAAGGTTTTTACAGGAAGATAATCCGTTTTCAATATGGAATCCGTACGGTGGAATGATGAGCAGGATTTCAGAATCTGCAACTCCTTTTCCTCATAGAAAGGGGGTTTTGTTCAAAATCCAGTACGGGACGTATTGGGTGGATGGAGAAAAGAGCGACGGAAAGCATATAGATTGGATAAGGAAGCTTTACAAATACATGACGCCTTATGTTTCTCAGTCTCCCAGAGAAGCGTATGTGAATTACAGAGATCTTGACCTGGGTATCAACAAGAAGCGATACACGAGCTACAGTCAGGCGAAGATCTGGGGCGAGAAGTATTTCAAGGATAATTTCAACAGATTAGTGAAAGTAAAGACCAAATTTGATCCCGAAAATTTCTTCAGGCATGAACAGAGTATTCCTCCTCTTCGATTCTACCACTGAAAAGGCTTAACAGATGAATGAGTTTGTGTATTTTATTGAGTTGTTTGCATTACTTTTGAAGCAGGCGGGCAGTTTGGTTAGttaaatagaacaaaaattttagtcattttcGCTTTCTGGAGCCAAGTGTTTCTCGCAAGATTTGGACATTTAAATTCATTCAGTTTAGTAGTTTTTATAGCGGGGTGTCTCAAGTCTTTGTTTGGGAAAGGTACCGTGAGTCTCACGCAAGCTAAAAACACTACTGAGTAGGTTTTGGAGGTGAGTTCTTCACAATTGATATTAGATAGTATCACGATGAGAAAGAATCCCTTAAACCAACAGGATTAATgcatttgaaatgaaagattaggttaaattttcaatataatttgttaatttgatatgatataatataatataaaaaaaattaagttaaatttgacTTTCAttgataagaaatttaattcaagtaatagggttggattcgagcatATTGGGGTTGatacaaaataattcaaattatctaaattgatcccaatgtttaaaaaattattactatagTAGACTTTGTCAGGGGCAAATGAAAGAAAGTTGAAGgataaatattaacaatagttaaaatctttatagattatatataattgtgtctatatatagttgtaattactcgtattattcttgttttatttaaaaatttattttaatttttgatagtaaaaataatatttgattactaagaTTATTAACTTGATTAGTCttgaactataattttttaaattatttataaataagcgAAAATGTTATGTATAATGTTTTGTTAACCCTAgattaaaatagacaattttgaatcaattaCAGTTATATCTGGTTAATCTGAACATATTTTAAATTgggttaagattaaaatttttttatataaatataatttaactaaggataaagttgaagatttttaacttaaaatttgaattaatataagatGAATATGACCTCCTAACACGAACAAACAGTTTATGCAAGACATTGTATTCGTTGACTCGTACTCGCGTATGATGACAACACTGGTCCTGATTGACTTGATGTGAGCCCCAGCACAATTTTGGCTTTGAATTAGTGTGGAAAAACATCCCCCAAACTGATGGAGGCAAATTCTACCAAACCTAAATTGAACTATTTAATCACTTTGAAAATAGCAGTGGTGCACTAATTTTCTTTGAGTGGGGGACTTTGAAATCAGTTTGTGGGAAATGCCCAAAAACCAAATTTACATATAATCTTGAGACCTGAAGTctagaatatcataaatctaaacctgaagttctgaatcttatttgtaacttgaagtttataaaattatgaatatggaCTTGCAGTCCTGAACATCAtaaatctggatctgaaattttgaatatcatgcgtaacccgaagtttacggaatcataaatttagacctaaagtcataaatattatttgtaacttgaagtttacaaaaaccaaaaatttggacaagaagtcctgatattatttaaatatttatttttattgtattccatttatttgaatatttatttattcgcatatttatttatttgaatctttatttttatttatatctgaTTCACAACctgaagcttgtaaaatcgtgagaaaatcatatGTATGGGCCCGAAGTCTcgagttttacgatttacagcttgaagtttgtaaaatcatgagaatacatatatataggccagaagtcccaagtttcatcaaagtctttattttagaataatgatatcacctttgcaacctgaagtttgcataaagtgtgaaaaatatggacttgaagtccaaaatataatcagaatacatattaaaatattttgaatactaattacaaaaaccaaagttttgtaaatatgagataatatatggacctgaagcttccaaaattaatcccaataattctcctacaaaatcagctattttgtagatatgaaataatatttaaacctgaagtttcaaagattaactcatatatattgtctgcaaaaccaaaaattttgtaaatatgacaataattgaacctaaagttcctaaaattggatgaataatattaaatgagttttttgcatgagtctccacctagaatttatgagccttgaaaactaactaaataaaatgtcccagAAGGACAAGTACAAAGCTATTATTTTTCGACATTATATctctgaaggattgcaagccgaaatatggatataataataaatccattaaatttatggagaaatttgaaagatagatttgaacatcagagtcaataatactctcaatggttttataatttaatataactctgtaatattcagaatcttttttTGAAtgtgaaagataaaatattccccacattttattttatgctcctaTAGTAACAATATTGgaaaagaattttgaattaatatttttcttgaggtgaacgcaactaccaaaTGTAGTTATCATGGATATTAGAAATAATAGAAAAGCTCAGTCACACCACCAGAAGTGGACTAAAACTGAGacgaaataaattataatgcagAGTAAATCACCAAACAATAAGtgtggttataaatgtcattggtggtGTACCTGTAGTACGCACAAACATTGGGTGAATCTATATTGAGCacccataagaattaaatttttaataagttagatTTTGTCGCTCTAATaattcttgatgtttcaaatcatctttcaaagaataacaatatgGGTCACTTGAATAGTGATAAGGatgcccaagatttttataagcccatcatatatattttg includes:
- the LOC123225246 gene encoding berberine bridge enzyme-like 15, which produces MKISSNLIVLVSVFLLLISWVNSTPTASLQSFKQCLSFNSRISYPSSSFYTPHNSSSFFSILNSTAQNLRYLEPSKPKPQFIFTPLNEPQVQAAVICSKMLGFHLRVRSGGHDYEGLSYVSEIETPFIIVDLARLRSVDVDIQQNNAWVQAGATVGEVYYRIAEKSQVHGFPAGLCTSLGIGGHITGGAYGSMMRKYGLGVDNVLDARMVNANGRILDRAAMGEDLFWAIRGGGGASFGVILAWKIKLVPVPPTVTVFTVTKSLEQGATKILYKWQQVANKLDENLFIRVMIQNGTGQNGTRTVTNSYNALFLGDAESLLKVMKKSFPELGLTRKDCTETSWINSVLYIALIPSNITAEFLLQGKPFSPKSYFKVKSDFVKEPIPETALEGIWKRFLQEDNPFSIWNPYGGMMSRISESATPFPHRKGVLFKIQYGTYWVDGEKSDGKHIDWIRKLYKYMTPYVSQSPREAYVNYRDLDLGINKKRYTSYSQAKIWGEKYFKDNFNRLVKVKTKFDPENFFRHEQSIPPLRFYH